In Microcella indica, the genomic window CAGGCCAGCCGACCGTGCTCAACGGCGCCTCCGAGGTGCTGGGCGAGATCTTCGGCGAGGCGGGCCACCACGCGCGCAGCGCCGTCGGCGTCGCCGTGCTGCCCCTGGATGCTCCGGTCGAGGTCGAGCTCATCCTCGAGTTCGCCTGACCCGGCCGGGCCTCTCTCCGCTACTTCATGGTGTCGGAGATGATGCGGATGACGCTCGTGTCGGTGAGCGTCGTCGTGTCACCCACCTCGCGGCCTTCCGCGACGTCCTGCAGCAGGCGGCGCATGATCTTGCCCGAACGAGTCTTGGGCAGCTCCTCCACGACGAACACCTGACGGGGCCGGGCGATCGCGCCGATCTGCTCGGCGACGTGCGCCCGCAGGAGGTCGCTCGCCTCCTGCGGCGTGACGGTGTTCGCGAGACGACCCTTGAGGATCACGAAGGCGACGACCGCCTGACCGGTCGTGTCGTCGTGCGCGCCGACGACCGCGGCCTCGGCCGTGAGCTCGTGCGACACGAGCGCCGACTCGATCTCCATCGTCGAGAGGCGGTGGCCCGAGATGTTCATGACGTCGTCGACGCGGCCGAGCAGCCACACGTCGCCGTCCTCATCGAGGTGCGCGCCGTCGCCCGCGAAGTAGGTGTTCGCGAACTTCGACCAGTAGGTGTCCTTGTAGCGCTGCTCGTCACCCCAGATGCCACGCAGCATGCTCGGCCACGGCTCGGTGAGCACGAGGAGCCCTCCGGCCTCCTTGCCGACGTGCACGCCCTCCTCGTCGAGCACATCCACCGAGATTCCCGGCAGGGGAACCTGGGCGGCGCCCGGTTTGGTCGTCGTGATGCCGGGCAGCGCGCTGATCATGATCGCGCCCGTCTCGGTCTGCCACCACGTGTCGACGATGGGCGCGGTGCCGCCGCCGATGATCTCGCGGAACCAGACCCATGCCTCGGGGTTGATGGGCTCACCGACCGATCCGAGCAGGCGCAGGCTCGACAGGTCGAACTTCTGCGGTATCTCGCGACCGAGCTTCATGAACGAGCGGATCGCCGTCGGCGCGGTGTAGAAGATGCTCACCTTGTACTTCTCGATGAGCTCCCACCACCGGCCGGGGTGGGGAGTGTCGGGCGTGCCCTCGTAGAGCAGCTGTGTTGCGCCGTTCGCGAGCGGGCCGTAGACCACGTAGCTGTGGCCCGTGATCCAGCCGACGTCGGCCGTGCACCAGTAGACGTCGCTCTCGGGCTTGAGGTCGAACACGTTCTTGTGCGTGAACGCGACCTGCGTGAGGTAGCCGCCTGAGGTGTGCAGGATGCCCTTGGGCTTGCCGGTCGTTCCCGAGGTGTAGAGGATGAACAGCGGGTTCTCGGCTTCGAAGCCGCGTGCCTCGTGCTCGTCGCTCATGGGCGCGATCTCGTCGTGCCACCACAGGTCGCGCCCCGCTGTCCAGTCGATCTCGTTCTCGCCGCGCCGCACGACGAGCACCTTCTCGACCGTCGTCTCGCCGGCGGCGAGGGCCGCGTCGACGGCGGGCTTGAGCGGCAGCACCTTGCCCTTGCGGTACGCGCCGTCGGCGGTGATGACGAGCTTGGCGCCTGCATCGTCGATGCGGGCGCGCAGGCTCTCGGCCGCGAAGCCGCCGAACACGACCGAGTGCACGGCGCCCAGCCGCGCGACGGCGAGCATCGCGATGACGGCCTCCGGAATGACGGGCAGGTAGATCGCGACGCGATCGCCCTGACTGACGCCGAGGCTCGCGAGCAGATTGGCGGCGCGCTTGACCTCGACGGTCAGCTCGGCGTAGGTGAGGCTGCGCGTGTCGCCGGGCTCGCCCTCCCAGTGGATCGCGACGCGGTCGCCGTGGCCCGCGAGCACGTGCCGGTCGAGGCAGTTGTAGGCGACGTT contains:
- the acs gene encoding acetate--CoA ligase — protein: MSSTSIDSLLHEKRRFAPDPGFAASAVARPELYERATDDRLAFWAEQARDLVHWHRPFTETLDWSNAPVARWFGDGELNVAYNCLDRHVLAGHGDRVAIHWEGEPGDTRSLTYAELTVEVKRAANLLASLGVSQGDRVAIYLPVIPEAVIAMLAVARLGAVHSVVFGGFAAESLRARIDDAGAKLVITADGAYRKGKVLPLKPAVDAALAAGETTVEKVLVVRRGENEIDWTAGRDLWWHDEIAPMSDEHEARGFEAENPLFILYTSGTTGKPKGILHTSGGYLTQVAFTHKNVFDLKPESDVYWCTADVGWITGHSYVVYGPLANGATQLLYEGTPDTPHPGRWWELIEKYKVSIFYTAPTAIRSFMKLGREIPQKFDLSSLRLLGSVGEPINPEAWVWFREIIGGGTAPIVDTWWQTETGAIMISALPGITTTKPGAAQVPLPGISVDVLDEEGVHVGKEAGGLLVLTEPWPSMLRGIWGDEQRYKDTYWSKFANTYFAGDGAHLDEDGDVWLLGRVDDVMNISGHRLSTMEIESALVSHELTAEAAVVGAHDDTTGQAVVAFVILKGRLANTVTPQEASDLLRAHVAEQIGAIARPRQVFVVEELPKTRSGKIMRRLLQDVAEGREVGDTTTLTDTSVIRIISDTMK